One segment of Panicum virgatum strain AP13 chromosome 1K, P.virgatum_v5, whole genome shotgun sequence DNA contains the following:
- the LOC120647813 gene encoding lysosomal beta glucosidase-like, with translation MGVPGGGGGGSRVAVAIAAAAACLLLLQLCGCAAALPMKSGGGGGARYKDPSQPLNTRIDDLLRRMTLAEKIGQMSQIERENATADVINKYFIGSVLSGGGSVPAKNAPPEEWAKMVNGMQSGALSTRLGIPMLYGIDAVHGHGNVYRATIFPHNVGLGCTR, from the exons ATGGGGGTgccaggtggaggtggaggtggtagCAGGGTGGCGGTGGCcattgcagcagcagctgcctgcctgttgctgctgcagctgtgcgGTTGTGCGGCGGCGTTGCCCatgaagtccggcggtggcggcggggccaGGTACAAGGACCCGTCCCAGCCGCTCAACACGCGGATAGACGACCTGCTCCGGCGGATGACGCTCGCCGAGAAGATCGGCCAGATGTCGCAGATCGAGCGCGAGAACGCCACCGCCGACGTCATCAACAAGTACTTCATAG GGAGCGTGCTGAGCGGTGGAGGCAGCGTGCCGGCGAAGAACGCCCCGCCGGAGGAGTGGGCGAAGATGGTGAACGGCATGCAGAGCGGCGCCCTGTCGACGCGCCTCGGGATCCCCATGCTCTACGGCATCGACGCCGTCCACGGCCATGGCAACGTCTACAGGGCCACCATCTTCCCCCACAACGTCGGCCTCGGATGCACCAGGTAA
- the LOC120712978 gene encoding beta-glucosidase BoGH3B-like, with amino-acid sequence MTSIISGFQGEIPAGGRQGAPFVAGQRNVAACSKHYVGDGGTTKGTNENNTVATFHELLSIHMPPYYNAVIRGVSTVMISYSSWNGVKMHANHFLITDFLKKELRFRGFVISDWQGLDRITTPDHADYLLSIKMGILAGIDMIMIPYTYTEFIDDLTLLVQNGTIPMSRIDDAVRRILRVKFTMGLFENPYADPSLAGELGKQEHRDLAREAVRESLVLVKNGKPGDKPLLPLPKKAHGSVLVAGSHADDLGSQCGGWTITWQGLTGNNLTAGTTILDGIKRAVDPGTDVVYSENPDAGFIQQNKARFDYAIVVVGEPPYAEQFGDNLNLTIPEPGPAIIQNVCGSGIRCVVVLVSGRPLVVEPYIDTMDALVAAWLPGTEGQGVADVLFGDYGFTGKLSRTWFRSVEQLPMNVGDAHYDPLFPFGFGLETQPSSY; translated from the exons ATGACCTCCATCATCTCGGGGTTCCAGGGCGagatccccgccggcggccggcagggcGCGCCGTTCGTCGCCGGGCAGCGCAACGTGGCGGCGTGCTCCAAGCACtacgtcggcgacggcggcacgaCCAAGGGCACCAACGAGAACAACACGGTGGCCACCTTCCACGAGCTGCTCAGCATCCACATGCCGCCCTACTACAACGCCGTCATCCGGGGCGTCTCCACCGTCATGATCTCCTACTCGAGCTGGAACGGGGTCAAGATGCACGCCAACCACTTCCTCATCACCGACTTCCTCAAGAAGGAGCTCCGCTTCAGG GGTTTTGTGATCTCGGACTGGCAAGGGCTTGACAGAATCACCACCCCTGATCATGCTGACTACCTTCTGTCCATCAAGATGGGGATCCTCGCCGGCATTGACATg ATCATGATCCCGTACACGTACACGGAGTTCATCGACGACCTCACCTTGCTGGTGCAGAACGGCACCATCCCGATGAGCCGGATCGACGACGCCGTCCGCCGGATCCTCCGCGTCAAGTTCACCATGGGCCTCTTCGAGAACCCCTACGCCGACCCTagcctcgccggcgagctcggcaagCAGGAGCACCGCGACCTTGCACGAGAAGCCGTGCGCGAGTCCCTCGTCCTGGTCAAGAACGGCAAGCCCGGGGACAAGCCGCTCCTGCCGCTGCCCAAGAAGGCCCACGGCagcgtcctcgtcgccggcagCCACGCCGACGACCTCGGCAGCCAGTGCGGCGGCTGGACCATCACCTGGCAGGGCCTCACGGGGAACAACCTCACCGCCGGGACCACCATCCTCGACGGCATCAAGCGCGCCGTCGACCCCGGCACTGACGTCGTCTACTCAGAGAACCCTGACGCCGGCTTCATCCAGCAGAACAAGGCCCGGTTCGACTacgccatcgtcgtcgtcggcgagccACCGTACGCCGAGCAGTTCGGCGACAACCTGAACCTGACCATCCCGGAGCCCGGCCCGGCCATCATCCAGAACGTGTGCGGCAGCGGCATCAGGTGCGTCGTGGTGCTCGTCTCCGGGCGGCCGCTGGTGGTGGAGCCGTACATCGACACCATGGACGCGCTGGTGGCGGCGTGGCTGCCGGGGACGGAGGGGCAGGGCGTCGCCGACGTGCTGTTCGGCGACTACGGGTTCACCGGGAAGCTGTCGCGGACGTGGTTCCGGTCGGTGGAGCAGCTGCCCATGAACGTCGGCGACGCGCACTACGATCCATTGTTCCCGTTTGGGTTCGGGCTCGAGACACAGCCGTCGTCATATTAG
- the LOC120713057 gene encoding beta-glucosidase BoGH3B-like — protein MGVPGGGGGGSRVAVAIAAAAACLLLLQLCGCAAALPMKSGGGGGARYKDPSQPLNTRIDDLLRRMTLAEKIGQMSQIERENATADVINKYFIGSVLSGGGSVPAKNAPPEEWAKMVNGMQSGALSTRLGIPMLYGIDAVHGHGNVYRATIFPHNVGLGCTRDPELAKKIGAAVALEVRATGIPYVFAPCVAVCRDPRWGRCYESFSEHPEVVQNMTSIISGFQGEIPAGGRQGAPFVAGQRNVAACSKHYVGDGGTTKGINENNTVATFHELLSIHMPPYYNAVIRGVSTVMISYSSWNGVKMHANHFLITDFLKKELRFRGFVISDWQGLDRITTPDHADYLLSIKLGILAGIDMIMIPYTYTEFIDDLTLLVQNGTIPMSRIDDAVRRILRVKFTMGLFENPYADPSLAGELGKQEHRDLAREAVRKSLVLVKNGKPGDKPLLPLPKKAHGSVLVAGSHADDLGSQCGGWTITWQGLTGNNLTAGTTILDGIKRAVDPGTDVVYSENPDAGFIQQNKARFDYAIVVVGEPPYAEQFGDNLNLTIPEPGPAIIQNVCGSGIRCVVVLVSGRPLVVEPYIDAMDALVAAWLPGTEGQGVADVLFGDYGFTGKLSRTWFRSVEQLPMNVGDAHYDPLFPFGFGLETQPSSY, from the exons ATGGGGGTgccaggaggaggtggaggtggtagCAGGGTGGCGGTGGCcattgcagcagcagctgcctgcctgttgctgctgcagctgtgcgGTTGTGCGGCGGCGTTGCCCAtgaagtccggcggcggcggcggcgccaggtaCAAGGACCCGTCCCAGCCGCTCAACACGCGGATAGACGACCTGCTCCGGCGGATGACGCTCGCCGAGAAGATCGGCCAGATGTCGCAGATCGAGCGCGAGAACGCCACCGCTGACGTCATCAACAAGTACTTCATAG GGAGCGTGCTGAGCGGTGGAGGCAGCGTGCCGGCGAAGAACGCCCCGCCGGAGGAGTGGGCGAAGATGGTGAACGGCATGCAGAGCGGCGCCCTGTCGACGCGCCTCGGGATCCCCATGCTCTACGGCATCGACGCCGTCCACGGCCATGGCAACGTCTACAGGGCCACCATCTTCCCCCACAACGTCGGCCTCGGATGCACCAG GGATCCAGAGCTAGCAAAGAAGATTGGAGCTGCAGTCGCACTGGAGGTTCGGGCCACCGGTATCCCGTACGTCTTCGCTCCATGCGTTGCG GTGTGCAGAGACCCTCGGTGGGGCCGGTGCTACGAGAGCTTCAGCGAGCACCCGGAGGTGGTGCAGAACATGACCTCCATCATCTCGGGGTTCCAGGGCGagatccccgccggcggccggcagggcGCGCCGTTCGTCGCCGGGCAGCGCAACGTGGCGGCGTGCTCCAAGCACtacgtcggcgacggcggcacgaCCAAGGGCATCAACGAGAACAACACGGTGGCCACCTTCCACGAGCTGCTCAGCATCCACATGCCGCCCTACTACAACGCCGTCATCCGGGGCGTCTCCACCGTCATGATCTCCTACTCGAGCTGGAACGGGGTCAAGATGCACGCCAACCACTTCCTCATCACCGACTTCCTCAAGAAGGAGCTCCGCTTCAGG GGTTTTGTGATCTCGGACTGGCAAGGGCTTGACAGAATCACCACCCCTGATCATGCTGACTACCTTCTGTCCATCAAGCTGGGGATCCTCGCCGGCATTGACATg ATCATGATCCCGTACACGTACACGGAGTTCATCGACGACCTCACCTTGCTGGTGCAGAACGGCACCATCCCGATGAGCCGGATCGACGACGCCGTCCGCCGGATCCTCCGCGTCAAGTTCACCATGGGCCTCTTCGAGAACCCCTACGCCGACCCTagcctcgccggcgagctcggcaagCAGGAGCACCGCGACCTTGCACGAGAAGCCGTGCGCAAGTCCCTCGTCCTGGTCAAGAACGGCAAGCCCGGGGACAAGCCGCTCCTGCCGCTGCCCAAGAAGGCCCACGGCagcgtcctcgtcgccggcagCCACGCCGACGACCTCGGCAGCCAGTGCGGCGGCTGGACCATCACCTGGCAGGGCCTCACGGGGAACAACCTCACCGCCGGGACCACCATCCTCGACGGCATCAAGCGCGCCGTCGACCCCGGCACTGACGTCGTCTACTCAGAGAACCCTGACGCCGGCTTCATCCAGCAGAACAAGGCCCGGTTCGACTacgccatcgtcgtcgtcggcgagccACCGTACGCCGAGCAGTTCGGCGACAACCTGAACCTGACCATCCCGGAGCCCGGCCCGGCCATCATCCAGAACGTGTGCGGCAGCGGCATCAGGTGCGTCGTGGTGCTCGTCTCCGGGCGGCCGCTGGTGGTGGAGCCGTACATCGACGCCATGGACGCGCTGGTGGCGGCGTGGCTGCCGGGGACGGAGGGGCAGGGCGTCGCCGACGTGCTGTTCGGCGACTACGGGTTCACCGGGAAGCTGTCGCGGACGTGGTTCCGGTCGGTGGAGCAGCTGCCCATGAACGTCGGCGACGCGCACTACGATCCATTGTTCCCGTTTGGGTTCGGGCTCGAGACACAGCCGTCGTCATATTAG